A segment of the Capnocytophaga sp. ARDL2 genome:
GGTCATTCTGCTGATATCATCTCTGAAAACTTGAAAGGAGCATACGACGAATTTTGTTAATCTATAACAAAATCATATGTAAGAAGTGTTTTACTCCAAAAAATAAAAAGGCAACCTAAATTTAGGTTGCTTTTTAGTTTTATCAATGTGCTTCCAACCAATTGTCTCCAATTCCGATTTCTACTTCGAGGGGAACAATCATTTGGAAAGCGTTTTCCATTTCTTCTTTGATGAGTTTACTTGCTGTTTCGATTTCGCTTTTCGGTACATCAAACACCAATTCGTCGTGTACCTGTAGCAACATACGAGTTTGCAAGTTTTCGGTTTGTAATCGCTTGTGAATATTTATCATTGCAATTTTAATAATGTCTGCGGCACTTCCTTGTATCGGTGCGTTGATGGCGTTTCGCTCTGCCGCTCCTCTTACCACTGCATTTTGCGAATGTATATCTTTTAGATACCTTCTACGCCCCAAAATGGTTTGTACATATCCATGTTCTCTTGCAAATTCGATTTGGCGGTCGATATAATCACGCAATTTTGGATAAGTGGCATAATAAGTATCAATCAAGGCTTTACTTTCCGAGCGTGTCAAATCTGTCTGCTGACTCAAACCAAAGGCTGAAACTCCGTAAATAATACCAAAATTCACAGTTTTGGCATTGCTTCTTTGTTTGCGTGTAACTTCCTCTAAAGGTACATTAAACACTTTTGCTGCCGTAGCTCGGTGAATGTCTTGTTTTTGGTTAAACGATTCAATCATAGTAGGTTCTTGACTCATCGCAGCAATGATACGCAATTCGATTTGTGAATAATCGGCGGCCAACAATACATGATTTTCGTTTCGAGCTACAAACGATTTTCGAACTTTTTGTCCTCTATCGGTACGGATAGGAATGTTTTGCAAATTGGGATTGTTTGAACTCAAACGGCCAGTAGCTGCCACCGCTTGCATATAATCGGTGTGTACTCTTCCTGTATTTGGGTTGATTTGAGTTGGTAAGGCATCTACATAAGTATTTTGCAATTTTACGATTTGTCGCCATTCCAAAATATTGCGAACTACTTCGTGTTCTTTTGCCAAATCGCTCAAAATTTCTTCACCTGTGGCATATTGACCTGTTTTTGTCTTTTTGATTTTTCCTGAACCCAATTTCAATTTTTCAAACAAAATCACTCCCAATTGTTTAGGAGACGCCAAATTGAAATCTTCTCCAGCAATTTCGTAAATTTTGCTTTGTAATTGCTGAGCTTCAATAGACAATTCTTCCGAAAGTTGTCGCAAATAATCAACATTCAGACGAATTCCTTCCGCTTCCATCGATGCCAAAACAGCAACCAACGGACTTTCAATTTTTTTAAATAAATCAAAAGTATTGGCATTCACCATTTTTGGATGAAAAACTTCTTTCAATTGTAAGGTAATATCGGCATCTTCACCTGCATATTCTTTTACTTCTTCTACGGCAACATCACGCATTGACAGTTGATTTTTTCCTTTTTTGCCAATGAGAGTTTCTATTGAAACAGGCGAATATTGTAGATAAGTTTCCGACAACACATCCATATTGTGCCTCATATCTGGATTGATGAGATAATGAGCAATCATGGTGTCGTAAATAAAACCTTTAACCTCAATGTTGTATTTTTTCAATACTTTGATGTCGTATTTTAGATTTTGACCGATTTTTGTAATGTGTTCGCTTTCAAAAAACGGTTGTAATATTTGTAAATATTCTTTGGTTTGTTCTTCGTTTTTGCAAGGAATATAATAGGCTTTTCCCTTTTCAAAACTAAACGAAATTCCCACCAATTCGGCTTGAAGTGGGTCGATATGAGTAGTTTCCGTATCAAAACAAACTTCCTTTTGATTCATCAATGATTCTAAAAGGAAATGCACAGCCGCACTTCCTTCAATCAATTGATAAAAATGTGGTGTGTTTTGAATGGTTTTGTAATAACTTGGGTCGGTGATTTCTGTTTCGCTATCTCCTACTTCAAACAACGAAAATTGCTCTTGAGTACGAGGTTTTGAAGCAGAAATAGTTATAGCTTCTATCATCGGATTTTCGTCAGAAAACAGTTTGTCGAACTGCTCTTTCATGCGACGAAATTCCAATTCTTGAAACAAAGCGTCGGTTTTTTGCACATTGGGCTTGTCGAGTTTAAAAGCCACTTCGTCAAACTCTACCGGGCAATCCAACAGAATACGAGCCAATTCTTTAGAAAGCAAACCAAGTTCTTTAGAAGCCTCGATTTTTTCTTTCATTTTACCTTTCAGCAGGTGAGTATTTGCCAAAAGATTTTCCATAGAGCCAAATTCTGCCAAAAGTTTTTTCGCAGTTTTTTCGCCCACACCAGGCAACCCGGGGATATTATCTACCGCATCGCCCATCATACCCAAGAAATCGATAACTTGGATAGGGTCTTGCACTTCAAATTTTTCTTTTACTTCTTTTACGCCCCAAATTTCGATACCGTTGCCCATACGAGCCGGACGATACATAAAAATATTTTCAGAAACCAGTTGAGCATAATCTTTATCAGGCGTAACCATATATACCTGAAAACCTTCTTTTTCGGCTTTTTTTGCCAAAGTACCAATCAAGTCATCAGCCTCAATACCAGCCATCTCGATAATGGGAATGTGCATGGCTCTCAAAATCTCTTGAATATAGGGTACAGCGATGCGAATCGCCTCTGGAGTTTCGTCGCGATTGGCTTTGTATTCGGTAAAAAGTTCGGTACGCACGGTGCTACCACCTTTGTCGAACGCAACGGCAAGATATTCAGGTTTTTCCCTGCGGATTACATCCATTAGCGAGTTCATAAACCCCATAATTGCCGAGGTATCCAACCCTTTTGAATTGATACGAGGATTTTTAATAAATGCGTAATATCCTCTGAAAATCAACGCGTAAGCATCGAGTAAAAAAAGTCTTTTTTGTGTCATGTTGCAAAGATAGGGAAAAATAGTGATTTGTAATTAGTAAGCAGAGGAGAGAGAAAGATTGAAAAATAGAAAATGAGGCATACAATGTACCTCATTTGTTTTAATAAAAATAGGATTATCTTTTTAATAAATAAGTGATTACATGTTCGGCAGAATGAAGTCCAAAAAGAGCAGGCATCCAACTATTGGTTCCGAAAAAGGATTTTTTAAAGTTGGTTCCGTCAGTTTTTTTTAGGCTACTTTCATCAGGTTTTTCCAAAGAATAAACAGCTTTTACCCCTTTGCTTATTCCCAATTTTTTCAAGCGTTTTCTGATGACTTTTGCCAATGGACATACATCCGTTTTGCAAATGTCTCTTACTACTATTTTGTTGGATTGCATTTTTCCACCTGCCCCCATATTGGAAATTACTTTGACTTTTTTCTTTTTTGCAGCAACGATTAGATGCAATTTGGGTGTAATAGAGTCGATGCAATCTACAACATAATCAAATTCTTCTGTAACGATAGCTTCCGCACGCTCGGGAGATAAGAATTCTTGTATTTTTGTGAGGTTTAGTTCAGGATTGATGTCCAGCAAACGAGCAGCAACTACTTCTACTTTTGGTTGTGTTACTGTACTGTGCAAAGCTGGTAATTGTCTGTTGATGTTGGTAATATCGACGGTGTCGCCATCTACGATTGTGAGATTTCCTACTCCCGCACGTGTGATAAATTCGGCTGCAAATGACCCTACGCCTCCCAGTCCTACAATTAGTATATTTGCGTTTTTTAGTCTTTCAATCCCTTCGGTTTTAAATAATAATTCTGCTCTTTCTTGCCAGATTGCCATTTTGTTAGTCTTTAAAAAGTTGTTTGAAATTTTTTTCTATTATCGCTTCTACATTTTTGTTTAAAAGATTTGAAGCCTTATCATAAAGTTCATCAATAATGATTGATTGATTTGCGTCTGTTTCTAGGAAAATACATTCAACAGATACGTTTTTAAAAGTATGTTGAACTTTAGGATTTTCAAGTAAATGATGACCAAATGAAAGATAATTTCCATTTTTTATGAGCCAATTTGCTACTTGAATATTTTTTGAAAATCCATGAAAAATCATTGGAATATTTGTAGTAAACTGTTTTTTTAGCTCCATAATTTCTTGAAAAGCACCTACACAATGCACGATGATTGGTTTATTTACCTGAATTGCCAAATCGATTTGTTGTAAAAAAACTTTTTTCTGAAGGTTAAAATCAACGGAGATTTTTTTATCCAAACCACATTCTCCTATTGCTAAACATTTTTCTTTTTTTAAATGTAGAAAAAGATTATGAAGATTTTCTTCAGAAAATTGATTTTCAATATACCAAGGATGAATTCCTATTGAATAGTTTTCCTTTGATGAAAAAACGTCTTTAGGATAATGATTAATCAATTGAAAATGATCACTGTTTTCAATAGGAAAATGTGTATGAATATTGTATTTCATTTTGAAATATTATTATAAAAATGATTTATTCTATCATTTTTTCTAAATCTTTCCAATCAATACCTCCGTAATTACCCGAACTCATAAATAACCAAACGATATTTTCGCCTTTTTGACTGTTGAGAAAATCGTACAATGGAGTTGGAGAGGTGAACACTTTCAAATCATTTCTTCCAAAGGCTTGATAAATTTCCTCTGCCGACATAGGTTCTAACTTTTTGATTTTTACGGTTTCGTCATGGAAAAATACGATAGGTAGATCTGCCTTGTCCAAGGCTCCTTTGTATTGCGAAATAAACTCTGGATTCAAACTCGAATAGGTGTGCAATTCCAAACAAGCAATGACTTTTTTGTTTGGATATTGAGCTTTTACTGCCTGAACAGTAGCTGTAACTTTACTTGGTGAATGTGCAAAGTCTTTGAAAATCACACTGTGAGTATTTTCTCCGATTTTTTCCAAACGCTTGGCAGCACCTGTAAAAGTGGCGATGGCTTCGTAAAAATCAGCTTCGTCTATACCCATGTTTTGGCAAATCCATTTGGCTCCTGCAAGGTTGCTCAAATTGTGTTCGCCAAATACCTCAATTGGCATTTCACCATCGGGAGTATGCAACAAGGTCTGACCGTTTTCTATGCTGTATTCAGGCAATTGATACGGCATTTTTCGGATAGGTTTGTCGGTATTTTCTACCAAATCTTTTACTTCGGCATCGTCGCTGTTGTAAACCAAAATACCACCGTTTATGATTTTGTCTATAAAAATAGCAAACTGCTCTTTGTAGTTTTCAAAAGTAGGAAATACATTGATGTGATCCCATGCAATACCGCTAATTAACGCAATATTAGGTTGGTAGAGATGAAATTTTGGTCGTAAATCCAAGGCTGAAGAAAGGTATTCGTCGCCTTCGATTACGATAAATTCGTTTTCGTGGGTTAGTTTTACCATATTGTCAAAGCCTGGTAATTGAGCCCCCACGAGATAGTCAACAGCTACACCGTGGTAATTCATCACATGGAGTATCATAGAAGTAATCGTAGTTTTTCCGTGC
Coding sequences within it:
- a CDS encoding ThiF family adenylyltransferase, translating into MAIWQERAELLFKTEGIERLKNANILIVGLGGVGSFAAEFITRAGVGNLTIVDGDTVDITNINRQLPALHSTVTQPKVEVVAARLLDINPELNLTKIQEFLSPERAEAIVTEEFDYVVDCIDSITPKLHLIVAAKKKKVKVISNMGAGGKMQSNKIVVRDICKTDVCPLAKVIRKRLKKLGISKGVKAVYSLEKPDESSLKKTDGTNFKKSFFGTNSWMPALFGLHSAEHVITYLLKR
- the murC gene encoding UDP-N-acetylmuramate--L-alanine ligase — protein: MKIHFIAIGGSAMHNLALALHDKGEIVTGSDDAIFEPSRSRLAAKGLLPQKMGWFPEKITTDLDAIVLGMHAKADNPELLKAKELGIKIYSYPEFIFQQSQNKTRVVIGGSHGKTTITSMILHVMNYHGVAVDYLVGAQLPGFDNMVKLTHENEFIVIEGDEYLSSALDLRPKFHLYQPNIALISGIAWDHINVFPTFENYKEQFAIFIDKIINGGILVYNSDDAEVKDLVENTDKPIRKMPYQLPEYSIENGQTLLHTPDGEMPIEVFGEHNLSNLAGAKWICQNMGIDEADFYEAIATFTGAAKRLEKIGENTHSVIFKDFAHSPSKVTATVQAVKAQYPNKKVIACLELHTYSSLNPEFISQYKGALDKADLPIVFFHDETVKIKKLEPMSAEEIYQAFGRNDLKVFTSPTPLYDFLNSQKGENIVWLFMSSGNYGGIDWKDLEKMIE
- a CDS encoding TatD family hydrolase — translated: MKYNIHTHFPIENSDHFQLINHYPKDVFSSKENYSIGIHPWYIENQFSEENLHNLFLHLKKEKCLAIGECGLDKKISVDFNLQKKVFLQQIDLAIQVNKPIIVHCVGAFQEIMELKKQFTTNIPMIFHGFSKNIQVANWLIKNGNYLSFGHHLLENPKVQHTFKNVSVECIFLETDANQSIIIDELYDKASNLLNKNVEAIIEKNFKQLFKD
- the polA gene encoding DNA polymerase I; translated protein: MTQKRLFLLDAYALIFRGYYAFIKNPRINSKGLDTSAIMGFMNSLMDVIRREKPEYLAVAFDKGGSTVRTELFTEYKANRDETPEAIRIAVPYIQEILRAMHIPIIEMAGIEADDLIGTLAKKAEKEGFQVYMVTPDKDYAQLVSENIFMYRPARMGNGIEIWGVKEVKEKFEVQDPIQVIDFLGMMGDAVDNIPGLPGVGEKTAKKLLAEFGSMENLLANTHLLKGKMKEKIEASKELGLLSKELARILLDCPVEFDEVAFKLDKPNVQKTDALFQELEFRRMKEQFDKLFSDENPMIEAITISASKPRTQEQFSLFEVGDSETEITDPSYYKTIQNTPHFYQLIEGSAAVHFLLESLMNQKEVCFDTETTHIDPLQAELVGISFSFEKGKAYYIPCKNEEQTKEYLQILQPFFESEHITKIGQNLKYDIKVLKKYNIEVKGFIYDTMIAHYLINPDMRHNMDVLSETYLQYSPVSIETLIGKKGKNQLSMRDVAVEEVKEYAGEDADITLQLKEVFHPKMVNANTFDLFKKIESPLVAVLASMEAEGIRLNVDYLRQLSEELSIEAQQLQSKIYEIAGEDFNLASPKQLGVILFEKLKLGSGKIKKTKTGQYATGEEILSDLAKEHEVVRNILEWRQIVKLQNTYVDALPTQINPNTGRVHTDYMQAVAATGRLSSNNPNLQNIPIRTDRGQKVRKSFVARNENHVLLAADYSQIELRIIAAMSQEPTMIESFNQKQDIHRATAAKVFNVPLEEVTRKQRSNAKTVNFGIIYGVSAFGLSQQTDLTRSESKALIDTYYATYPKLRDYIDRQIEFAREHGYVQTILGRRRYLKDIHSQNAVVRGAAERNAINAPIQGSAADIIKIAMINIHKRLQTENLQTRMLLQVHDELVFDVPKSEIETASKLIKEEMENAFQMIVPLEVEIGIGDNWLEAH